Proteins found in one Salvia splendens isolate huo1 chromosome 10, SspV2, whole genome shotgun sequence genomic segment:
- the LOC121751881 gene encoding uncharacterized protein LOC121751881 isoform X1 has protein sequence MKSNEAKMARMEDILNLPVQDPPYSEFSAAHINWFKVEGGRQGGDDIALIPFSRVDDFVKSESSNADCPARFRVESRRKRPEGSLSRPRVDGYLEYTLYWCSYGPEDYRDVEPHIGENSSIKPASGKGSRPGRRHMMRGCLCHFTVKRLYTRPLLALIIYNQRNHVDKTGAPCHGILDQEAVGTRAMYAPRISEELRQKVMAMLHVGVSLDTIVQHHMEEVQRHGGPHIRDDFLTRNDVRNMERLIRNASHDLHSNVESSVKIWAQRHHKHVFYFEESSGSETFVLGLQTDWQLQQMLRYGHSGSIALHTVSGSKRLKDTLCSLLAFDSSHNAVPVAWIITSTSPGNTNTHKWMLSLVERLRGKDTRWRPYAILVDDPSFQLSVIREAFQCRILLCLWHVRRGWLKSLLKHCHNFDVQREMFKHLGRILYCTGNVSSTAVAVEEFLQIYVDQSEFVEYFRSKWLPKLDLWFNCVRTLPVAGLEHYASIESYHLRLKSRVLSLLAEKSHRIDLLVHALTTQFHSFYWFDTYIVETGYFENLRDRFSLTNPWYQAVHISDMDVLLDVENLQFAKVASQADSSMAYTLWNPGSEFGLCDCSWSMVGNMCKHTIKVAIYCRSRQIARPLLSAQVYRQTLLSLLQNLPDDPLVLGHAISLVNRMKQDIKNLEDLSNSGLLQPVSSGTNSILAENIQPLPRIN, from the exons ATGAAGAGTAATGAAGCAAAG ATGGCGAGGATGGAAGACATACTAAACCTACCAGTGCAAGATCCTCCTTATTCCGAGTTTTCTGCAGCTCATATCAATTGGTTTAAAGTCGAAGGTGGTCGACAAGGTGGTGATGATATTGCACTGATTCCCTTTTCTAGAGTTGATGATTTTGTGAAAAGTGAATCCAGCAATGCAGACTGCCCTGCAAGGTTTCGTGTCGAATCAAGAAGGAAGAGACCAGAGGGGAGTCTGAGCAGACCAAGAGTCGATGGCTATCTTGAGTATACATT GTATTGGTGCTCTTATGGTCCTGAAGACTACAGGGATGTCGAACCTCATATAGGTGAAAACTCGAGCATCAAACCTGCTTCGGGTAAGGGAAGTAGGCCAGGGAGAAGGCACATGATGCGGGGATGTCTTTGTCACTTCACTGTTAAACGTTTATACACCCGGCCTCTACTAGCTCTCATCATATACAATCAGAGGAATCATGTGGATAAAACAGGAGCTCCCTGCCATGGGATACTTGATCAAGAAGCTGTGGGAACTAGAGCTATGTATGCTCCTCGAATATCAGAGGAACTTCGTCAAAAGGTGATGGCCATGCTTCATGTTGGAGTATCCTTGGATACAATAGTCCAGCATCACATGGAAGAGGTGCAGAGGCATGGGGGTCCCCATATCCGTGATGATTTCCTGACACGCAATGACGTCCGTAACATGGAAAGGCTTATACGCAATGCCTCACATGATTTGCATTCCAATGTTGAAAGCAGTGTGAAGATATGGGCACAACGCCACCATAAGCATGTGTTTTATTTTGAGGAGAGTTCTGGTTCCGAAACGTTTGTATTAGGATTACAAACCGATTGGCAGCTGCAGCAGATGCTTCGCTATGGACATAGTGGATCCATAGCTCTTCATACTGTATCTGGATCTAAGAGACTTAAG GATACTTTATGCTCTCTACTGGCATTCGATTCGTCACATAATGCAGTTCCAGTTGCCTGGATTATTACTTCCACTTCTCCTGGTAATACTAATACGCACAAATGGATGCTGTCCCTTGTCGAGAGACTACGTGGCAAGGACACAAGATGGAGACCTTATGCAATTCTAGTGGATGATCCCTCTTTTCAGCTCTCGGTTATTCG TGAAGCTTTCCAGTGTCGAATTCTATTATGCCTCTGGCATGTTCGTCGTGGTTGGCTTAAAAGCCTATTAAAACACTGTCACAATTTTGATGTTCAAAGAGAGATGTTTAAGCACCTAGGCAGGATATTGTATTGCACAGGGAATGTGTCGAGCACTGCTGTTGCGGTTGAAGAGTTCCTGCAAATATATGTTGATCAGTCTGAATTTGTAGAGTATTTCAGAAGTAAATGGTTGCCAAAACTAG ATTTATGGTTCAATTGTGTGAGGACTCTCCCAGTGGCAGGGCTAGAGCATTATGCTTCAATAGAATCCTATCACCTGCGATTAAAATCGAGGGTCCTCTCTTTGTTGGCGGAAAAATCACACAGAATTGACTTGTTGGTTCATGCATTGACAACCCAATTTCACTCCTTCTACTGGTTCGACACATACATAGTGGAGACGGGGTATTTTGAAAATCTAAGGGATAGATTCAGTTTAACCAACCCATGGTATCAGGCAGTGCATATCTCGGATATGGATGTCCTGCTGGATGTGGAAAATCTCCAGTTTGCAAAAGTTGCTTCTCAGGCAGATAGTAGCATGGCTTATACGTTATGGAATCCTGGTTCTGAGTTCGGGTTGTGTGATTGCTCCTGGTCAATGGTGGGTAATATGTGTAAACACACAATCAAGGTGGCAATTTACTGCCGTAGTCGGCAGATTGCGAGGCCATTATTGTCTGCTCAAGTTTATAGGCAAACCTTGCTTAGCCTGCTACAGAATCTTCCAGATGATCCTCTAGTTCTTGGACATGCAATTTCACTCGTGAATCGCATGAAACAAGACATCAAAAACTTGGAGGATTTGTCGAATAGTGGGTTGTTACAGCCAGTGTCTTCAGGGACGAACTCCATATTGGCAGAAAATATTCAGCCATTGCCACGGATCAATTGA
- the LOC121751881 gene encoding uncharacterized protein LOC121751881 isoform X2: protein MMRGCLCHFTVKRLYTRPLLALIIYNQRNHVDKTGAPCHGILDQEAVGTRAMYAPRISEELRQKVMAMLHVGVSLDTIVQHHMEEVQRHGGPHIRDDFLTRNDVRNMERLIRNASHDLHSNVESSVKIWAQRHHKHVFYFEESSGSETFVLGLQTDWQLQQMLRYGHSGSIALHTVSGSKRLKDTLCSLLAFDSSHNAVPVAWIITSTSPGNTNTHKWMLSLVERLRGKDTRWRPYAILVDDPSFQLSVIREAFQCRILLCLWHVRRGWLKSLLKHCHNFDVQREMFKHLGRILYCTGNVSSTAVAVEEFLQIYVDQSEFVEYFRSKWLPKLDLWFNCVRTLPVAGLEHYASIESYHLRLKSRVLSLLAEKSHRIDLLVHALTTQFHSFYWFDTYIVETGYFENLRDRFSLTNPWYQAVHISDMDVLLDVENLQFAKVASQADSSMAYTLWNPGSEFGLCDCSWSMVGNMCKHTIKVAIYCRSRQIARPLLSAQVYRQTLLSLLQNLPDDPLVLGHAISLVNRMKQDIKNLEDLSNSGLLQPVSSGTNSILAENIQPLPRIN from the exons ATGATGCGGGGATGTCTTTGTCACTTCACTGTTAAACGTTTATACACCCGGCCTCTACTAGCTCTCATCATATACAATCAGAGGAATCATGTGGATAAAACAGGAGCTCCCTGCCATGGGATACTTGATCAAGAAGCTGTGGGAACTAGAGCTATGTATGCTCCTCGAATATCAGAGGAACTTCGTCAAAAGGTGATGGCCATGCTTCATGTTGGAGTATCCTTGGATACAATAGTCCAGCATCACATGGAAGAGGTGCAGAGGCATGGGGGTCCCCATATCCGTGATGATTTCCTGACACGCAATGACGTCCGTAACATGGAAAGGCTTATACGCAATGCCTCACATGATTTGCATTCCAATGTTGAAAGCAGTGTGAAGATATGGGCACAACGCCACCATAAGCATGTGTTTTATTTTGAGGAGAGTTCTGGTTCCGAAACGTTTGTATTAGGATTACAAACCGATTGGCAGCTGCAGCAGATGCTTCGCTATGGACATAGTGGATCCATAGCTCTTCATACTGTATCTGGATCTAAGAGACTTAAG GATACTTTATGCTCTCTACTGGCATTCGATTCGTCACATAATGCAGTTCCAGTTGCCTGGATTATTACTTCCACTTCTCCTGGTAATACTAATACGCACAAATGGATGCTGTCCCTTGTCGAGAGACTACGTGGCAAGGACACAAGATGGAGACCTTATGCAATTCTAGTGGATGATCCCTCTTTTCAGCTCTCGGTTATTCG TGAAGCTTTCCAGTGTCGAATTCTATTATGCCTCTGGCATGTTCGTCGTGGTTGGCTTAAAAGCCTATTAAAACACTGTCACAATTTTGATGTTCAAAGAGAGATGTTTAAGCACCTAGGCAGGATATTGTATTGCACAGGGAATGTGTCGAGCACTGCTGTTGCGGTTGAAGAGTTCCTGCAAATATATGTTGATCAGTCTGAATTTGTAGAGTATTTCAGAAGTAAATGGTTGCCAAAACTAG ATTTATGGTTCAATTGTGTGAGGACTCTCCCAGTGGCAGGGCTAGAGCATTATGCTTCAATAGAATCCTATCACCTGCGATTAAAATCGAGGGTCCTCTCTTTGTTGGCGGAAAAATCACACAGAATTGACTTGTTGGTTCATGCATTGACAACCCAATTTCACTCCTTCTACTGGTTCGACACATACATAGTGGAGACGGGGTATTTTGAAAATCTAAGGGATAGATTCAGTTTAACCAACCCATGGTATCAGGCAGTGCATATCTCGGATATGGATGTCCTGCTGGATGTGGAAAATCTCCAGTTTGCAAAAGTTGCTTCTCAGGCAGATAGTAGCATGGCTTATACGTTATGGAATCCTGGTTCTGAGTTCGGGTTGTGTGATTGCTCCTGGTCAATGGTGGGTAATATGTGTAAACACACAATCAAGGTGGCAATTTACTGCCGTAGTCGGCAGATTGCGAGGCCATTATTGTCTGCTCAAGTTTATAGGCAAACCTTGCTTAGCCTGCTACAGAATCTTCCAGATGATCCTCTAGTTCTTGGACATGCAATTTCACTCGTGAATCGCATGAAACAAGACATCAAAAACTTGGAGGATTTGTCGAATAGTGGGTTGTTACAGCCAGTGTCTTCAGGGACGAACTCCATATTGGCAGAAAATATTCAGCCATTGCCACGGATCAATTGA